One window of the Mesotoga sp. Brook.08.105.5.1 genome contains the following:
- a CDS encoding MATE family efflux transporter, translating into MKRVNILNEKMMAALLKLAWPAVITMLFQTVYNMVDAYWLGKLGKVEISAPTIAWPAIFLLISIGGGLAVAGLALVSQNIGAGKKEEASHVAGQVISISFIVAVVLGLLGAVFSEMVLKLLSIPPELLSVTNTYMRTIFLGAPFTFTMFTFNSLFTAIGDTKTPMYLMGISVSVNAVLDPLLIFGIGFPRLEVFGAALATVVSRGLIVIVATVILFKGKRGFKVQLKDLWPRWKTLTRVLRIGLPSSAGQSITALAFLIITSIVARFGSVATAALGVGNRITSLATMFSFGLSQATSSMVGQYLGAGRKNDAYSVVWKATGINVLIVGIICTGTFFFGKEVTAFFIDDPLVLIEGEKYFRIVSFSIPFFASYNIFDMALRGSGHTVQSMVLNISRLWAIRLPLIYIFGLSLGTTGIWYAMLISNLVIALVAAVVILSKSWLNPVI; encoded by the coding sequence ATGAAACGAGTCAATATACTGAATGAGAAGATGATGGCCGCTCTCTTGAAATTGGCCTGGCCAGCGGTTATAACCATGTTATTTCAAACAGTCTACAACATGGTTGATGCTTACTGGCTTGGAAAACTAGGGAAGGTAGAGATCTCTGCACCGACGATTGCGTGGCCAGCGATATTTCTTCTGATTTCTATCGGTGGCGGACTTGCCGTAGCCGGGCTCGCACTTGTCTCTCAGAATATCGGAGCGGGCAAAAAAGAAGAGGCTTCTCATGTCGCCGGACAGGTAATATCGATAAGTTTCATTGTTGCCGTTGTTCTAGGCCTGCTTGGGGCGGTCTTTTCCGAAATGGTCTTGAAGCTTCTCAGCATTCCACCCGAGCTTCTCTCGGTGACAAATACGTATATGAGAACCATCTTCCTTGGAGCTCCGTTTACCTTCACAATGTTCACCTTCAACTCACTCTTCACTGCCATAGGAGACACGAAAACCCCGATGTATCTGATGGGAATTTCCGTATCGGTGAATGCAGTACTCGACCCACTTCTGATCTTCGGAATAGGCTTTCCGAGACTTGAGGTCTTTGGGGCGGCGCTTGCTACAGTTGTTTCCAGAGGACTTATAGTAATAGTTGCGACAGTCATTTTGTTCAAGGGGAAGAGAGGGTTCAAAGTCCAGTTGAAAGATCTCTGGCCAAGGTGGAAGACTCTTACTAGAGTTCTGAGAATCGGTCTGCCGTCTTCGGCCGGGCAGTCGATAACGGCACTTGCCTTTCTGATAATAACTTCGATAGTTGCCAGATTTGGCTCCGTGGCAACTGCCGCTCTCGGTGTAGGCAACAGAATAACATCGCTTGCAACGATGTTCTCATTCGGCCTATCTCAGGCAACATCATCGATGGTTGGGCAGTATCTCGGGGCCGGAAGGAAGAATGATGCTTATTCAGTTGTATGGAAAGCGACGGGAATAAATGTGCTGATTGTTGGAATAATCTGCACAGGGACATTCTTCTTCGGAAAGGAAGTCACCGCATTCTTCATAGACGACCCGCTCGTTCTTATCGAAGGCGAGAAGTACTTCAGGATAGTCTCCTTTTCGATACCCTTCTTTGCTAGTTACAACATATTTGATATGGCCTTGAGGGGATCAGGTCACACTGTGCAGTCTATGGTACTTAACATCTCAAGATTGTGGGCTATCCGTCTCCCATTGATATATATATTTGGTCTCTCTCTTGGAACCACGGGAATCTGGTACGCAATGCTCATCAGCAATCTTGTAATTGCTCTTGTGGCGGCCGTTGTTATTCTGAGTAAAAGTTGGCTGAACCCGGTAATATAG
- a CDS encoding DUF308 domain-containing protein — protein sequence MAEAKKFDWISLLVGFVLVIGGVFSLSHPLSTFLTLAIMLGIVVLVRGIMLIVAFFKLEDRTGAKVFFALILGILLAITGIIFLFRPLFAANVFAFIIAIWFIVDAINNLINADRLKPAGKGIYFLSIALNVFVLIGGVILVLHPLIAGLSVAIMIGITLLVFGTNHIVLAFIGKESEK from the coding sequence ATGGCAGAAGCAAAGAAATTTGACTGGATTTCTCTTCTTGTAGGTTTCGTTCTTGTTATTGGTGGAGTTTTCTCTTTGAGTCATCCTCTGTCGACATTCTTAACCCTTGCAATTATGCTTGGTATAGTAGTTCTTGTAAGAGGGATCATGTTGATAGTTGCATTCTTTAAGTTGGAGGACAGAACCGGTGCAAAGGTGTTTTTTGCCTTGATACTCGGGATATTGTTGGCTATTACCGGAATCATATTCCTTTTTAGGCCTCTCTTTGCAGCGAATGTATTTGCTTTTATTATTGCTATATGGTTTATAGTTGATGCTATCAACAATCTTATAAACGCCGATAGGCTAAAACCTGCTGGAAAGGGAATTTACTTTTTAAGTATAGCATTAAACGTGTTCGTTCTAATTGGCGGTGTAATTCTTGTCCTGCATCCTTTAATTGCAGGTCTTTCTGTTGCGATAATGATCGGAATTACTCTGCTGGTTTTCGGTACGAACCACATAGTGTTGGCATTTATCGGTAAGGAGTCAGAAAAATAG
- a CDS encoding hydrolase-like protein, whose protein sequence is MVRERTEVMLPPAGSEARWREEVMPGRESGEVMLALTHQEAKTKEKEQAN, encoded by the coding sequence TTGGTAAGAGAAAGAACAGAAGTGATGCTGCCTCCGGCAGGAAGTGAGGCTCGCTGGCGCGAGGAAGTGATGCCCGGAAGGGAATCCGGGGAAGTGATGCTGGCGCTTACGCACCAGGAGGCAAAAACCAAAGAAAAAGAGCAAGCAAATTAA
- the deoC gene encoding deoxyribose-phosphate aldolase, with amino-acid sequence MQTIKSFQKRFDSTLLRAAATRREAEIFIEESVACDFRAVVVPWYLMDKVVASVRGKDISAACGSGFPFGFDSTETKAYMINEALALGPEVRDIDITANISAMKSGDWNYFEEEISYLSGLLKGITCKVIIEVSYLESKEIEKACSILLNLPHVDFVKTGTGYGSRATTVDDVKIIKSVVGDKKGIKVSGGVKTLSQVEDFVAAGADIFGSSSAIEIYKEFVDKYPGQTDLP; translated from the coding sequence TTGCAGACAATTAAAAGTTTTCAAAAAAGGTTTGACAGCACTCTTCTGAGGGCTGCCGCAACAAGGCGAGAGGCGGAGATTTTCATTGAAGAAAGTGTTGCTTGCGATTTCAGAGCGGTTGTAGTTCCCTGGTATTTGATGGACAAAGTGGTAGCCAGCGTTCGGGGTAAAGATATCTCGGCGGCCTGTGGATCGGGCTTCCCTTTCGGATTTGATTCAACCGAAACCAAGGCTTATATGATAAATGAAGCTCTGGCACTAGGTCCTGAAGTCAGGGATATTGACATAACGGCAAACATATCGGCAATGAAGTCGGGTGACTGGAATTACTTTGAAGAGGAGATCTCATATCTTTCAGGACTGCTTAAGGGTATTACCTGTAAAGTGATCATTGAAGTCTCTTATCTCGAAAGTAAAGAGATAGAGAAGGCTTGTTCTATACTCCTTAATCTGCCGCACGTTGATTTTGTGAAGACAGGAACTGGATATGGCTCCAGAGCAACCACAGTCGATGACGTCAAGATAATCAAGAGCGTTGTTGGAGACAAGAAGGGAATAAAGGTATCCGGCGGAGTGAAGACCCTCTCTCAGGTAGAGGATTTCGTCGCTGCGGGAGCGGATATCTTTGGTTCAAGCAGCGCCATAGAGATCTACAAGGAATTTGTCGACAAGTACCCAGGGCAGACCGATCTGCCGTGA
- a CDS encoding linear amide C-N hydrolase yields the protein MEFSHALDSKVVFFNRGDSFSSHMPDGSEAISWESKYGFVGLNAFGLLTAIADGMNEKGLSLSALWLPGTEYEEVVPSSDPSKVIELFDLPAWILLNFDNLDSLKRALSELTIWGEVNELLQEVPPLHLSLYDSSGGSMGC from the coding sequence ATGGAGTTTTCGCATGCACTTGATTCTAAAGTTGTTTTTTTCAACAGAGGCGACAGTTTCAGCAGTCATATGCCGGACGGCTCTGAAGCGATATCCTGGGAAAGCAAATATGGATTTGTGGGTTTGAATGCCTTTGGCCTTTTGACAGCTATCGCAGATGGAATGAATGAGAAGGGTTTGTCTTTGAGTGCCCTTTGGTTGCCTGGAACTGAGTACGAAGAGGTTGTCCCCTCTTCGGATCCTTCGAAGGTAATAGAGTTGTTCGATCTTCCTGCGTGGATTCTTCTAAATTTCGACAATCTTGATTCTTTGAAGAGAGCTCTCAGCGAGTTAACCATATGGGGAGAAGTGAATGAATTGCTCCAGGAAGTACCTCCTCTTCATTTGTCTTTATATGATAGCTCCGGTGGAAGTATGGGTTGTTGA
- the nagA gene encoding N-acetylglucosamine-6-phosphate deacetylase yields MRFENVLVVDPIDGEFVGRVKIEGNVISEVKRITGTMEYEGIIMPGFVDPHTHGSVGVDALSMNEKGLRKWEEFLYSQGVTYFLPTTMSSTPSAVLSAARTVKDYLDDNPETSVGGVHYEGPYLSLKRKGAQNPELIRRINLEEIEETLIEPVRLITIAPELERFSQAQDLIQKRNITVSLGHTDASFDDMERAYNQGCDRITHFPNGMNTLHHRDLGCVGAVLSLPFSVEMIMDGIHSLPGFVKLVYDIKGASKIMIVTDTIDATAMPDGEYELGGQKVILKNGRPRLEDGTIAAAVLVFSEAVRNFKTFTNCSLKELARVSSFNALSSLKIEDRGRLSRGYKADLVLLNEDLQVKQTVLGGRTVFKY; encoded by the coding sequence ATGAGATTCGAGAACGTGTTGGTTGTAGATCCAATAGACGGTGAGTTTGTTGGAAGAGTAAAGATAGAAGGAAACGTGATCTCTGAAGTAAAGCGGATTACCGGAACCATGGAGTACGAAGGGATAATTATGCCGGGATTCGTCGATCCCCATACGCACGGTTCTGTGGGAGTTGACGCGCTTTCCATGAATGAGAAAGGTCTCAGGAAGTGGGAAGAGTTTCTTTATTCGCAAGGAGTGACTTACTTCCTTCCAACCACGATGTCCTCGACTCCTTCGGCTGTCCTTTCCGCAGCCAGAACGGTTAAAGACTATCTGGACGACAATCCGGAGACTTCGGTAGGGGGAGTTCATTATGAAGGCCCCTACTTAAGTCTCAAAAGGAAGGGAGCACAGAATCCAGAACTTATAAGAAGGATAAATCTTGAGGAGATAGAAGAGACCCTTATAGAGCCGGTAAGGCTAATTACTATAGCTCCAGAACTGGAACGTTTTTCACAGGCGCAAGATCTAATACAAAAACGAAATATTACTGTGTCGCTAGGCCACACAGATGCATCTTTTGATGACATGGAAAGAGCATATAATCAAGGTTGCGATAGAATCACGCACTTTCCGAACGGAATGAATACTCTTCACCACAGGGATCTGGGCTGTGTGGGAGCTGTGCTGTCGCTTCCCTTCTCCGTAGAGATGATTATGGATGGAATCCACTCCTTGCCGGGCTTTGTGAAGCTCGTTTACGACATTAAAGGCGCTTCAAAGATCATGATAGTTACCGATACGATTGACGCCACTGCTATGCCCGATGGGGAATATGAACTCGGCGGACAGAAGGTTATACTCAAAAACGGAAGACCAAGGCTCGAGGACGGTACAATAGCCGCAGCCGTTCTTGTCTTCAGCGAAGCCGTAAGGAATTTCAAAACATTTACAAACTGTTCCCTCAAAGAGCTCGCTAGAGTATCGTCTTTCAACGCCTTGAGCTCTCTGAAGATAGAGGATAGAGGAAGACTATCGAGAGGCTATAAAGCAGATCTTGTTCTGCTGAACGAGGATCTTCAAGTAAAGCAAACTGTTCTGGGTGGGAGGACTGTTTTCAAATACTGA
- a CDS encoding FGGY-family carbohydrate kinase → MKYIMAHDLGTTGDKATLFSEAGNLVASSFFGYETFYPGPGMVEQDPEAWWTSFCRATSDLVSKSGISAEDLSAVSISGQMMAVVPVDKSGGLLRRAIIWADSRSSEQVKALLSTFSESDIYRITGSRLSPTYQGLKIAWLRMNEPDVYEGTYKFLQAKDYINLRLTGKFATDFSDAVMTSLFDISKLSWSPEMISALKVDNSKLPEVLPSITDLGKMKSDVARDLGLSESCRVILGAGDGCSAAVGAGAVEVGDTYLYLGSSSWISTITKEPLLDRQMRVFTGAHAIEGHYFPSGTMQAGGSSYSWIKDMLYGDNFLYRNEQDVYSYLDRVLLDSPSHGEPIIYLPYLLGERSPIWDSNARGTFIGLSASHKKLDMVRAVIEGVSMNLKWILDTLEESLPITSIRVIGGGIKSNIWKKVLANVLGKTLTVPENVDEATSIGAAIIAGVGSGLFNFSAVRRFIEDVDKIEPIRDEQERYLKLYSLFKESYCSLRKTYEGLAGIRRG, encoded by the coding sequence TTGAAGTATATAATGGCTCACGACCTTGGAACGACAGGCGACAAGGCAACCCTATTCAGCGAGGCTGGAAACCTTGTGGCTTCGTCCTTTTTCGGCTATGAGACTTTCTATCCCGGCCCAGGAATGGTTGAACAAGATCCCGAAGCGTGGTGGACTTCCTTCTGCCGGGCTACTTCAGATCTTGTCAGTAAATCCGGAATTTCCGCAGAAGATCTCTCGGCCGTAAGTATAAGCGGTCAGATGATGGCGGTTGTACCTGTAGACAAATCCGGTGGATTGCTCAGGAGAGCAATAATCTGGGCAGATTCAAGAAGTTCTGAGCAAGTGAAAGCTCTTCTCTCGACTTTCTCAGAGAGTGATATCTACAGAATAACCGGTTCAAGGCTCTCTCCAACTTATCAGGGACTGAAAATCGCCTGGCTGAGAATGAACGAGCCGGATGTATACGAAGGTACATACAAGTTTCTTCAAGCAAAGGATTACATAAACCTGCGCCTCACCGGCAAATTCGCAACGGATTTTTCTGATGCGGTTATGACGTCTCTATTTGATATCTCGAAACTTTCGTGGTCTCCAGAAATGATCTCAGCCCTCAAAGTCGACAATTCGAAATTACCAGAGGTTCTCCCCTCAATTACCGATCTTGGGAAGATGAAGTCTGATGTGGCCAGAGATCTTGGTCTCTCTGAATCCTGTAGAGTGATTCTGGGGGCTGGAGATGGCTGTAGTGCAGCTGTAGGGGCAGGTGCAGTTGAAGTCGGCGATACTTATCTCTATCTCGGATCTTCATCGTGGATCTCAACGATAACGAAAGAACCCTTACTGGATAGGCAAATGCGAGTCTTCACTGGAGCCCATGCGATCGAAGGACATTACTTCCCCTCAGGAACCATGCAAGCCGGTGGCAGCTCGTACAGCTGGATTAAAGACATGCTGTATGGGGATAACTTCCTGTATCGGAACGAACAAGACGTTTACAGCTATCTGGACAGAGTGCTGCTCGATTCTCCAAGTCACGGCGAACCGATCATCTATCTTCCATATCTGCTTGGTGAGAGAAGCCCAATCTGGGACTCCAATGCCAGGGGAACATTCATTGGTTTGTCTGCCTCTCACAAGAAGCTAGATATGGTCCGGGCCGTTATCGAGGGCGTTTCAATGAATCTCAAATGGATTCTCGATACCCTGGAGGAGTCTCTGCCAATCACCAGTATCAGGGTAATCGGCGGAGGAATAAAGAGCAATATATGGAAGAAAGTTCTAGCAAACGTTCTTGGAAAGACACTGACCGTTCCGGAAAACGTAGATGAAGCAACCTCAATCGGAGCAGCGATAATTGCCGGTGTTGGTTCGGGTCTTTTCAATTTCTCGGCGGTTCGCAGATTCATTGAAGACGTGGATAAGATTGAACCGATCCGGGATGAGCAAGAGCGCTACCTGAAACTGTACAGCCTCTTCAAAGAGTCGTACTGTTCCCTCAGGAAGACTTATGAAGGGCTTGCCGGAATCAGAAGGGGCTAA
- a CDS encoding GAF domain-containing protein, with amino-acid sequence MKPIKVYIIDNGTAEIKTLSERISNLRWNIHVETVSEDPFLGGRASESNQCFTLNKSLRVKYEGFSSLIDDLIFLVSLDDPSRPGRIVEANNSAAEKLGYSYEELQEMSFYTIAGDLDSEMKKIRADLQVKGMSTTDSFLTMKSGDKLQVEVCMKVLDLNDSIVTMVVARDTSAFRKMATELQWRKNFERVISEVSGTLKEFENIDDAIDKALKHLGELTSADRSNVFLLDYRNELVRNTHEWCKESVRSAKPFLQKIPFKEFPWWMKELQKGKVLSYVVNELPEEANREAVVLARQGIVSLVVIPIYSRQRLIGFVGLERLFGQFEWSKADIELLEVFAGLISGVIEYSRFM; translated from the coding sequence GTGAAACCGATAAAAGTCTACATTATTGACAATGGAACAGCAGAGATCAAGACTCTTTCCGAGAGGATTTCAAATCTCAGGTGGAATATCCATGTTGAAACGGTTTCTGAGGATCCTTTTCTCGGAGGAAGGGCTTCAGAAAGTAATCAGTGCTTCACGCTGAACAAGTCTCTCAGGGTTAAGTATGAAGGCTTCTCAAGCCTGATAGACGATCTGATCTTTCTCGTAAGTCTTGACGATCCTTCCAGGCCGGGAAGAATTGTTGAGGCCAATAATAGTGCAGCCGAGAAGCTTGGATATTCTTATGAGGAGCTTCAAGAGATGAGTTTTTACACGATAGCAGGTGATCTTGATTCAGAGATGAAGAAAATCAGAGCCGATCTGCAGGTTAAGGGGATGTCTACGACCGATTCATTCCTTACTATGAAAAGTGGTGATAAGCTTCAGGTGGAGGTTTGCATGAAGGTGCTCGATCTAAACGACAGCATAGTAACGATGGTCGTGGCCAGAGATACCAGTGCCTTCAGAAAGATGGCAACAGAACTTCAATGGCGAAAAAACTTCGAACGCGTGATCTCGGAGGTTTCGGGAACACTGAAGGAGTTCGAGAACATAGATGATGCGATAGATAAGGCGCTCAAACATCTCGGAGAGCTGACTTCAGCCGACAGGTCTAACGTATTCCTTCTTGATTACAGGAACGAGCTGGTTAGAAATACCCACGAATGGTGCAAAGAAAGCGTCAGAAGCGCAAAACCTTTTCTTCAGAAGATACCCTTCAAGGAGTTTCCCTGGTGGATGAAGGAGCTTCAGAAGGGCAAAGTGCTTTCCTACGTAGTTAATGAGCTCCCTGAAGAGGCAAACAGAGAGGCCGTCGTTCTGGCTCGGCAGGGCATAGTCTCGCTAGTAGTAATTCCGATCTATTCAAGGCAAAGGCTGATCGGTTTTGTTGGCCTTGAGAGGCTTTTCGGGCAGTTCGAGTGGAGTAAAGCAGATATTGAGCTCCTTGAAGTATTCGCAGGACTAATATCGGGAGTCATCGAGTACTCGAGATTCATGTGA
- a CDS encoding transaldolase family protein, whose amino-acid sequence MRLFIDDGNVEAISELFDLGFFSGISTNPSILKRTGRRPLEVIQEMLKRFSGSLFVQCASRNYDEVIREGKELFKLDPKRIILKIPFSRTGIRVLREFKQLKIPALITGVFSVPQVLMSAEAGADYVAPYANRIENLGIDLSVVESMQKVITNGDYETKLIAASFKTLTQISKMAELPIYGMSLPVSMYSEFFAHSGTLKAIDNFDADWDSIKDREWVPFKS is encoded by the coding sequence ATGAGACTGTTCATTGATGACGGAAACGTAGAAGCTATAAGTGAATTGTTCGATCTAGGATTCTTCTCCGGAATCAGCACTAATCCGAGTATTTTGAAGAGAACTGGAAGGAGGCCTCTTGAAGTCATTCAGGAGATGTTGAAGAGATTCTCTGGCTCTCTCTTCGTTCAGTGTGCCTCAAGAAACTACGACGAAGTGATAAGAGAAGGAAAGGAGCTCTTCAAACTCGATCCCAAAAGGATAATACTCAAGATTCCCTTCTCCAGAACGGGCATTAGAGTTCTAAGAGAATTCAAGCAGCTGAAGATCCCTGCCCTGATTACTGGTGTTTTCTCGGTGCCGCAGGTACTAATGTCAGCCGAAGCAGGTGCCGATTACGTTGCCCCATACGCAAACAGAATAGAGAATCTAGGGATTGACCTCTCGGTTGTGGAGAGTATGCAAAAGGTTATTACAAACGGAGATTATGAGACTAAGCTCATCGCAGCAAGCTTCAAGACACTAACTCAAATCTCTAAAATGGCCGAACTCCCAATATACGGTATGTCGCTTCCCGTAAGTATGTACAGTGAGTTCTTTGCTCACAGCGGAACACTGAAGGCCATTGATAATTTTGATGCAGACTGGGATTCAATAAAAGACCGTGAATGGGTTCCATTTAAGTCCTGA
- a CDS encoding SIS domain-containing protein produces the protein MFGLTLDDFLTDAKQSVLFTAPSLEKDLSAFLEEHAGRIKDLAKAALDKGYKQIYWVGSGNSWCNLYSGDYVLNKMTDVPSKYYKSYDFIWENPARLDKEALVVLASFSGNTEDTAAALRFANEKGATTIAFTSKPDSILAREADEAIVYNSNGLFILPLAGAFIFSLEIARLKGKDVSKQLEQIAMMPKLLGRIYKEEEPRAYRLARKYQDCDLFYVLASGAAYAIGYKFGLTVFMENMRINASFMETSEFRHGPAEMLDGHKPVMVFLVGTDESRDMSERVIKIAESNGAEVIRFDAKDYGDFDPLFAPFLLMIPLQWFAVYSAYYRGIFDLDERVLMGRGKMSTGSQITWP, from the coding sequence GTGTTTGGATTGACACTGGATGATTTTTTGACGGATGCGAAGCAGAGCGTATTGTTTACAGCCCCATCTCTTGAGAAAGACCTTTCTGCCTTTCTCGAAGAACATGCCGGAAGGATTAAGGATCTGGCAAAGGCTGCTTTAGATAAAGGTTATAAGCAGATCTACTGGGTGGGAAGCGGCAATTCTTGGTGTAACCTCTACTCTGGGGATTATGTCCTTAACAAGATGACTGATGTGCCCTCGAAATACTACAAGAGCTACGACTTCATTTGGGAGAACCCTGCAAGGCTTGACAAGGAGGCGCTTGTGGTACTTGCTTCTTTTTCGGGGAATACCGAAGACACGGCAGCCGCGCTAAGATTTGCCAATGAAAAGGGAGCTACAACGATTGCATTCACAAGTAAACCAGACAGCATACTTGCAAGAGAAGCAGACGAGGCAATCGTGTACAACTCGAATGGCCTATTCATTCTACCTCTTGCGGGAGCTTTCATATTCAGTCTCGAAATCGCGAGACTAAAGGGAAAAGACGTATCAAAGCAGTTGGAGCAGATAGCGATGATGCCAAAACTTTTAGGCAGGATCTACAAGGAAGAGGAACCGAGGGCTTATCGACTCGCAAGAAAGTATCAGGACTGCGATCTCTTCTATGTTCTTGCAAGTGGAGCGGCCTATGCGATAGGCTACAAATTTGGACTCACGGTATTCATGGAGAACATGAGAATCAACGCTTCTTTCATGGAAACCTCTGAATTTAGACACGGCCCTGCCGAAATGCTAGACGGCCATAAGCCTGTAATGGTCTTCCTTGTTGGAACTGACGAATCGAGAGACATGAGTGAGAGAGTTATAAAGATTGCAGAATCTAATGGCGCAGAGGTTATTCGGTTCGACGCAAAGGATTATGGCGACTTCGATCCGCTGTTTGCCCCGTTCCTTCTGATGATCCCCTTGCAGTGGTTTGCAGTCTATTCTGCGTACTACAGAGGCATCTTCGATCTCGATGAAAGAGTTCTCATGGGAAGAGGAAAGATGTCCACTGGCAGTCAGATAACCTGGCCATGA
- a CDS encoding LacI family DNA-binding transcriptional regulator: MAATLDDIARETGLSRATVARVMGKYGYVSKEAREKVLAVAKRLKYKPNYIARSMVTGETKNIGLIVGDIQNPFFSTIARAISDVIVPEGYSLIVTSTDERLDVEIISIDKFFQKQVDGLILAPVSRTNSDHLRELVKAKIPIVLIDRVIEELDVDMVVSDDIGGSFEATEYLLKLGHRNIGFLSDTLDISTNYERIAGYQKALEAHGIELDPSWIKLGGFRVDGAYKSGVSLLSRNKDLTAVIATNNYMVAGLLLAAKDMEVRVPEDLSVVSFDDIVWFDLANPPITSVAQNTREIGNLSARRILMSIRGQRNETELTRLPTKLVIRESCAAPRK; the protein is encoded by the coding sequence ATGGCAGCGACGCTGGACGATATAGCAAGAGAGACCGGGCTTTCCCGGGCAACGGTGGCTAGAGTAATGGGAAAGTACGGATATGTCAGCAAAGAAGCAAGAGAGAAGGTCTTAGCAGTCGCCAAGAGACTCAAGTACAAGCCGAACTACATTGCGAGAAGCATGGTTACTGGAGAGACTAAGAACATAGGATTGATTGTAGGTGACATTCAGAATCCCTTCTTCTCTACAATTGCAAGAGCCATAAGCGATGTGATAGTACCTGAAGGATACAGTTTGATTGTTACGAGTACAGATGAAAGACTGGATGTTGAAATAATCTCTATAGATAAGTTCTTTCAGAAGCAAGTAGATGGATTGATTCTCGCTCCCGTTTCACGAACTAACTCCGACCATCTGAGAGAGTTGGTCAAAGCAAAGATCCCGATCGTTCTCATTGACAGGGTTATTGAAGAACTAGACGTAGACATGGTAGTCAGCGATGACATTGGGGGTAGCTTTGAGGCGACCGAATACTTGCTGAAGCTTGGCCATCGAAACATAGGATTCCTGTCGGATACTCTCGATATCAGCACCAACTACGAAAGAATTGCGGGTTATCAGAAAGCGCTTGAGGCGCACGGAATAGAACTAGACCCTTCCTGGATCAAACTCGGAGGGTTCAGAGTAGATGGCGCTTACAAGAGCGGTGTGTCGCTTTTAAGCCGCAACAAGGACCTGACGGCAGTTATTGCGACAAACAACTACATGGTTGCGGGGTTGCTTCTAGCTGCAAAGGACATGGAAGTCAGAGTTCCAGAGGATTTGTCCGTTGTGAGCTTTGACGATATAGTTTGGTTTGACCTGGCTAACCCACCAATAACGTCGGTTGCTCAGAATACGAGAGAGATAGGGAACCTGTCTGCCAGACGAATTCTGATGAGTATAAGAGGTCAGAGAAACGAAACGGAGCTTACCAGACTTCCTACAAAGCTGGTAATTAGGGAATCATGCGCAGCACCGAGAAAGTGA
- a CDS encoding linear amide C-N hydrolase — translation MEVWVVEFINGEVSIYENLNGVLTNSAELLWHLSNLRNYVNLSPYMKETEINGITYKGIGFGSGYVGIPGDGSPPSRFVRISFLREFSDPVETEEEGVMLTRHLLNTVDIPAGVSKREESSTEAFESTQWVMIKDNKKLKLYFRTYDCASLFVVDLNEVDFYYGTKHESIDVDKPFSAIDVL, via the coding sequence GTGGAAGTATGGGTTGTTGAATTCATTAATGGTGAGGTGAGTATTTACGAAAATCTAAATGGAGTTCTGACAAATTCTGCTGAACTTCTGTGGCACCTGTCTAATTTGAGGAATTATGTGAATCTAAGCCCTTATATGAAAGAAACAGAGATAAATGGAATAACGTATAAGGGAATTGGTTTTGGCAGTGGTTATGTTGGAATTCCGGGTGATGGAAGTCCTCCTTCTAGATTTGTTAGAATAAGTTTCTTAAGAGAGTTTTCTGATCCAGTTGAGACAGAAGAGGAGGGAGTAATGCTCACCCGTCATCTCCTAAACACAGTAGATATTCCCGCAGGAGTTTCGAAAAGAGAAGAAAGTAGTACAGAAGCTTTTGAAAGTACTCAATGGGTTATGATAAAAGACAATAAGAAGCTTAAACTTTATTTCAGAACCTATGATTGTGCCTCGCTATTTGTTGTCGATTTGAATGAAGTCGACTTCTATTACGGAACTAAGCATGAATCTATAGATGTAGATAAGCCGTTTTCGGCTATTGATGTCCTGTGA